From one Dyella sp. 2HG41-7 genomic stretch:
- a CDS encoding DUF4157 domain-containing protein: protein MPETIWVSRPGNSSEQEADRLARNDHNPAAYGNPTTYQAPDFSRIRLHTDLQAARATRELGTRAFAYGQHIVIDGAHYAPGTPGGMLLLAHELAHALQAGPSSIWILMRDTPSDQSDTKGTTLEGGVSMSVTMDGLRFQFTNVTLKEGSPRLQLLALILRRLVGEQYKTGLENTVSDKLNMPSIEASGLLNINAPSSPGKKVTQIAIDLGATTDLLNVLKALQLPTTLTSTQTDLIAKGLAAVDAWEKLKEGFPKWYTLWIFKREMSQQGELLETWQNARKDTSSAGDMQRINALNSIESALIDHANLVDIIRADVALANEANKPTNELLVKRDREHAAATYAAMFNVQLSADHPITAAPESVNVNVVANFLGYLHTQETVAANAAGDDSKAHDARTQLLGRYGRFVLRAYGHEGDEQILKHPARANAPPWDAVLSDAPPLSPPLYEAALETDHAFTMQLQWQHWTDAMVTYSYMWEFIRVPDSKLGAPAFDATQAAGERPSASKVFGTRWARARRYNAADIERIHHDLGDKPWGQAAEDLVEIGNALRYVGTVVHFILDKLTEPAYVARYVFPGAGLYIVRCRAIPIVDDDKEIKRQPSVAYLPVVARDPDEMAIAEVNEANRSQFQANLRIAEIQSLLASPFPPENAEALKREMKDLQSMLLAPTEALHQRGDVLDAQIAALQKRLDLRKQIADIQALPETQRDAARLAELQRQLVAAGGESGSKYFEERELESLRSQRDVNKNLQDMEADRTKNETGFRFSPVVSFVSDVGQSLQLAVEMFDRGEHDGEYQVFISDLTTPDSGKALGTAPATDKNPRVQAIRNGLKKLLEESSDYGRGRVAFSIDGVTYFQRIEAGTGRMLTEAADNAATVASLAAIALAPITDGASLFLLLPIGAAGAVTSAYRLYQRYDENRLRLDFAAVMDVVNIVGGVLGLAQAATPLRAVRLGKVLAVMGVGMDGAGVMMMGAGIMVQLDALQSLPEHERAARMLEILGGGMMQLGIQVGGAVMHARYQSHRSAAAGQSGEHLTANEEPGFHPASPEELAAAEAKAKASPPPSGASDRSMAGSGGPPGDKPPPAKTPAGTGKPASAKSKASPERLFELLQQGVDRSRPPPLPDAAVKSPPKSGEYQRGLMTADAAYAAYNKALAVSTGREVAIYHNPDTGEYRIMIGSETGVRAPEAAGWNALVHYHPNEGNALTFRLPAPQDFRGLMFRFFAEGVAVREFIEFTIPGVGRGRTEYGIEPGVAEPYYVRINQPDGTSRTIRFANDGHYSAYWGERTVAVPEGSPVYDAMIRDIESYIRSIRGNEPPEFGPHEKTTSGDTGSAPAATDKSVAKSKTAQQATGAMQSGTGDLTDEGVAFIRSRFKTVSEGRGKKIELASLTDAQIKERFPNQSAWLEAIVTAQARSDWLGRSTPTDFALTDPTQNFNDVAAKLDTAIAKGKTGHSLHKDMLGWNVKDFVDEMLRQGDPTLTAAYNACEHNTNPDVVKRWQEFKNSTKKGDMCGFFLGKVGSKRPDIVEVMLSQNEIHITDASFAYGDPIHNFKSAFYKVVMERLINVTTVTSTDYRSPLRQTPI from the coding sequence ATGCCCGAAACGATCTGGGTGAGCCGACCCGGCAATAGCAGTGAACAGGAAGCCGATCGGCTTGCACGCAACGACCACAACCCAGCGGCATACGGAAATCCGACGACTTATCAAGCCCCCGACTTTAGCCGCATCCGGCTGCATACCGACCTGCAGGCCGCACGCGCCACACGCGAGCTCGGCACGCGTGCGTTTGCATACGGCCAACATATTGTGATCGATGGCGCGCATTACGCGCCCGGCACGCCCGGCGGCATGCTGCTGCTCGCTCATGAATTGGCGCATGCGCTGCAAGCGGGGCCATCGAGCATCTGGATATTGATGCGCGACACGCCTTCCGACCAAAGCGATACCAAGGGCACAACGCTGGAAGGCGGCGTATCCATGAGCGTCACCATGGATGGCCTGCGCTTTCAATTCACCAACGTCACACTGAAGGAGGGATCGCCGCGCCTGCAGTTGCTAGCGCTCATTCTCCGCCGCCTGGTCGGCGAACAATACAAGACCGGTCTGGAGAACACCGTTTCCGACAAGCTCAACATGCCCTCGATCGAAGCGAGCGGCCTGCTCAACATCAACGCACCCTCTTCCCCTGGAAAGAAAGTTACGCAAATCGCCATCGATCTTGGCGCGACGACGGATCTGCTCAACGTTCTCAAGGCGCTCCAACTTCCTACCACGCTTACCAGCACCCAGACCGATCTAATTGCCAAAGGCCTCGCCGCCGTCGACGCGTGGGAGAAACTGAAAGAAGGTTTCCCCAAGTGGTACACGCTATGGATCTTCAAGCGCGAAATGTCCCAACAGGGCGAACTGCTCGAAACATGGCAGAACGCACGCAAAGACACTAGCAGCGCCGGGGACATGCAGCGCATCAATGCGCTGAACAGCATCGAGTCGGCGCTGATCGATCATGCCAACCTCGTCGATATCATCCGTGCCGACGTAGCGCTTGCCAATGAAGCCAACAAGCCAACCAACGAATTGTTGGTCAAGCGGGATCGCGAACACGCCGCGGCCACGTACGCCGCGATGTTCAACGTGCAGCTCTCTGCCGACCACCCGATCACTGCGGCACCCGAGTCGGTCAACGTAAACGTCGTCGCCAATTTCCTCGGCTACCTCCATACGCAAGAAACCGTTGCAGCGAACGCCGCAGGCGACGACTCGAAGGCCCACGACGCTCGCACGCAATTGCTCGGTCGCTATGGCCGCTTTGTATTACGCGCCTACGGTCACGAAGGAGACGAGCAAATACTCAAGCACCCGGCACGCGCTAATGCGCCACCGTGGGATGCCGTGCTGAGCGACGCGCCGCCTCTGTCGCCACCGCTCTACGAGGCTGCGCTGGAAACCGACCACGCCTTCACCATGCAATTGCAATGGCAACATTGGACTGATGCGATGGTGACCTACAGCTATATGTGGGAATTCATCCGTGTGCCGGATTCCAAGCTTGGCGCGCCCGCTTTCGACGCGACCCAGGCAGCGGGAGAACGGCCGAGCGCAAGCAAAGTGTTCGGCACGCGATGGGCAAGAGCCAGACGCTACAACGCGGCCGATATCGAACGCATTCACCACGATCTCGGCGACAAGCCGTGGGGCCAGGCCGCGGAAGACTTGGTCGAAATTGGTAACGCGCTTCGTTACGTCGGCACGGTCGTGCACTTTATTTTGGACAAACTCACCGAACCCGCCTACGTCGCGCGCTATGTATTTCCAGGCGCCGGCTTGTATATCGTGCGCTGTCGCGCGATTCCCATCGTGGACGACGATAAGGAAATCAAGCGTCAGCCGAGTGTCGCCTACTTGCCCGTCGTCGCGCGCGACCCGGACGAAATGGCGATCGCCGAAGTCAACGAGGCCAATCGATCCCAATTCCAGGCAAACCTGCGTATCGCGGAGATTCAGAGCCTGCTCGCTTCACCTTTCCCGCCGGAAAATGCCGAAGCGCTGAAGCGGGAGATGAAGGACTTGCAATCGATGTTGCTCGCGCCCACCGAAGCGCTGCATCAACGTGGCGATGTACTCGATGCACAAATCGCGGCGCTGCAGAAGCGTCTCGATCTGCGCAAGCAAATCGCAGATATTCAGGCCCTACCGGAGACACAGCGCGATGCGGCTCGACTCGCCGAGCTACAACGGCAACTGGTCGCAGCAGGTGGCGAATCAGGCAGCAAGTACTTTGAAGAACGCGAGTTGGAGTCGCTGCGCAGTCAGCGAGACGTCAACAAAAATCTGCAGGACATGGAAGCGGACCGGACCAAGAACGAAACCGGTTTTCGGTTCTCGCCGGTCGTCAGCTTCGTCTCCGATGTGGGTCAAAGTCTGCAACTTGCGGTCGAAATGTTCGATCGCGGCGAGCACGACGGCGAGTATCAGGTTTTCATCTCCGACCTCACCACGCCCGACAGCGGCAAAGCGTTGGGAACCGCGCCGGCTACCGACAAAAATCCGCGCGTGCAAGCCATTCGCAACGGCCTGAAGAAATTGCTCGAGGAAAGCAGCGATTACGGCCGTGGACGCGTCGCCTTCAGTATCGACGGCGTCACTTATTTCCAGCGCATCGAAGCGGGCACCGGCCGCATGTTGACGGAAGCGGCCGACAATGCGGCAACGGTCGCATCGCTGGCGGCGATCGCCCTCGCGCCCATTACCGACGGCGCAAGTCTCTTTCTGCTGTTGCCCATTGGCGCTGCGGGCGCCGTTACGTCGGCGTATCGCCTCTATCAGCGCTACGACGAAAACCGGCTGCGCCTGGATTTCGCAGCGGTCATGGACGTCGTCAACATCGTTGGCGGCGTACTGGGGCTGGCGCAGGCGGCGACACCGCTGCGCGCCGTGCGTCTTGGCAAGGTGCTAGCGGTGATGGGCGTCGGCATGGATGGCGCAGGCGTCATGATGATGGGTGCGGGCATCATGGTGCAGCTCGATGCGTTGCAATCGTTGCCCGAGCACGAACGCGCGGCGCGCATGTTGGAAATTCTCGGCGGGGGGATGATGCAACTAGGCATCCAAGTCGGCGGTGCGGTCATGCATGCGCGATATCAGTCCCATCGCAGCGCAGCGGCCGGTCAGTCCGGTGAACATCTGACCGCCAACGAAGAGCCGGGCTTCCATCCCGCTTCACCTGAAGAATTGGCGGCGGCCGAAGCAAAGGCGAAGGCAAGTCCGCCGCCTTCGGGCGCATCCGATCGCAGCATGGCCGGCAGCGGCGGTCCACCCGGCGACAAGCCGCCTCCCGCCAAAACGCCTGCGGGAACGGGAAAACCCGCGTCTGCGAAGTCGAAAGCGTCGCCCGAACGTCTGTTCGAGCTATTGCAGCAAGGTGTGGATCGCTCGCGTCCGCCTCCGCTTCCCGACGCAGCTGTGAAGAGTCCGCCCAAGTCCGGTGAATATCAGCGCGGATTGATGACCGCGGACGCCGCGTATGCGGCATACAACAAAGCTCTTGCCGTATCGACCGGACGCGAGGTGGCGATCTACCACAACCCGGACACGGGCGAATACCGCATCATGATCGGCAGCGAAACGGGCGTGCGTGCGCCGGAAGCCGCGGGATGGAACGCGCTGGTTCACTACCATCCGAACGAAGGCAATGCGCTGACGTTCCGCTTGCCTGCACCGCAGGATTTCCGCGGATTGATGTTCCGCTTCTTCGCCGAAGGCGTCGCTGTAAGGGAATTTATCGAATTCACCATACCGGGCGTGGGCCGCGGCCGTACGGAATACGGTATCGAACCGGGCGTCGCCGAACCCTACTACGTGCGCATCAACCAACCCGATGGTACGTCCCGCACGATACGCTTCGCCAACGATGGCCACTATTCGGCGTATTGGGGCGAGCGCACCGTCGCCGTGCCGGAAGGCTCGCCCGTGTACGACGCGATGATCCGCGACATCGAGTCTTACATTCGCTCCATTCGCGGCAACGAGCCGCCCGAGTTCGGCCCGCACGAAAAAACCACCAGCGGCGACACCGGCTCGGCGCCTGCCGCCACCGATAAGAGCGTCGCCAAGAGCAAGACGGCCCAGCAGGCGACCGGTGCCATGCAATCGGGCACCGGCGATCTTACCGACGAAGGTGTCGCGTTCATCCGCAGCCGCTTCAAGACCGTAAGCGAGGGTCGCGGCAAGAAAATCGAACTTGCATCGCTCACGGATGCGCAGATCAAGGAGCGCTTTCCCAATCAATCGGCATGGCTGGAAGCGATCGTCACGGCGCAGGCACGCAGCGATTGGCTAGGTCGCAGCACGCCGACCGATTTCGCGCTGACCGATCCCACGCAAAATTTCAACGACGTCGCCGCGAAACTCGATACCGCCATCGCGAAGGGCAAGACGGGGCATTCTCTGCATAAGGACATGCTCGGGTGGAACGTCAAGGACTTCGTCGACGAAATGCTGCGTCAAGGCGATCCTACGTTGACCGCTGCGTACAACGCATGCGAACACAACACCAACCCCGACGTGGTCAAACGGTGGCAGGAATTCAAAAACTCGACCAAGAAGGGCGATATGTGCGGTTTCTTCCTGGGCAAGGTCGGGTCGAAACGGCCGGATATCGTCGAAGTGATGCTCAGCCAGAACGAAATCCACATTACCGACGCCAGCTTCGCGTACGGCGACCCTATTCACAATTTCAAGAGCGCCTTCTACAAAGTTGTGATGGAACGCCTGATCAACGTCACCACCGTAACGTCCACCGACTATCGATCGCCGCTGAGACAAACGCCGATTTAA
- a CDS encoding DUF6734 family protein gives MRAVWSFWSKPYQARKGRTWREPHHHLLAWGLSLRQASKHYPDTMLVTDKAGKALLIDKLGLDFKHVSTDLEALRDADIGWWALGKLYAYSLQDRPFIHLDTDVFLWKPLPLSVAQSPVFAQSPEFHSGVGAECLPAKIEAAFAHHGLSLPPEWEWSRSLGESSFREENCGILGGQRHDFLRYYAQLGLRMVRDPAHARAWQELSNKDGYNMMIEQFMLSACLDYHRIHPQSPYRDVRVRYLLPNWADAFDPAKIAQVGYTHLLGDSKADGAVMQRLERRMESEDREFYRHCLWLGQRMAGT, from the coding sequence ATGCGCGCCGTGTGGTCGTTCTGGAGCAAGCCTTATCAAGCCCGCAAGGGGCGAACATGGCGCGAACCGCATCATCATCTGCTCGCGTGGGGTTTGTCGTTGCGGCAAGCGAGCAAACACTATCCGGACACCATGTTGGTGACCGACAAGGCCGGCAAGGCGCTGCTGATCGACAAACTCGGCTTGGATTTCAAACACGTCAGCACGGATTTGGAAGCGTTGCGCGACGCGGACATCGGCTGGTGGGCGCTTGGCAAGCTGTACGCGTACAGCTTGCAGGATCGCCCGTTTATCCATCTGGATACCGATGTCTTTCTATGGAAACCGTTGCCATTGAGCGTGGCGCAGTCGCCGGTGTTCGCACAATCTCCGGAGTTCCATTCCGGTGTTGGCGCGGAGTGCCTGCCGGCAAAAATTGAAGCCGCGTTCGCCCACCACGGCTTGTCGCTGCCGCCGGAATGGGAGTGGTCGCGATCGCTCGGCGAATCGTCGTTCCGCGAAGAAAACTGCGGCATTCTCGGCGGCCAGCGCCACGATTTTCTGCGCTATTACGCGCAACTCGGTTTGCGCATGGTGCGCGACCCGGCGCACGCGCGCGCATGGCAGGAACTGTCCAACAAAGATGGCTACAACATGATGATCGAACAATTCATGCTGTCGGCTTGCCTGGATTACCACCGCATCCATCCGCAGTCGCCGTATCGCGACGTACGCGTCAGATATCTGCTGCCCAATTGGGCCGACGCGTTCGATCCCGCAAAGATCGCGCAGGTTGGATACACCCACCTGTTGGGCGACAGCAAAGCGGACGGCGCGGTGATGCAACGCTTGGAGCGTCGCATGGAAAGCGAGGACCGCGAATTCTATCGGCATTGTCTGTGGCTCGGGCAGCGCATGGCTGGCACGTGA
- a CDS encoding SapC family protein has translation MAEVLFYERPVPLNRTVHKDLRIKGLQNLKFAHSVHSVPLTCTEFPIAARDIPILFAGQDIDNTGPMALLGLRQNENLFIDAQGAWAMGVYIPAFVRRYPFVLAEKPVGAEGEDFTVFLDEGYEGFNDKEGERLFKEDGTETDMLKNAVNFLGEFQQHVARTKQFVEDLRKHDLLEPRNIRMERNGNVINLNGLFVVSEEKLRKLDAETAHRFLLDGTLGWIYAHLLSLQNIDRVGQRLAEREQAETAEAASATKN, from the coding sequence GTGGCTGAAGTACTTTTCTACGAGCGTCCTGTTCCGCTCAACCGCACCGTCCACAAGGATCTGCGCATCAAGGGGCTGCAGAACCTGAAATTCGCGCACAGCGTGCACTCCGTGCCGCTCACCTGCACGGAATTTCCGATCGCCGCTCGCGACATTCCGATCCTTTTCGCCGGCCAGGACATCGACAACACCGGTCCGATGGCTCTCTTGGGTCTGCGCCAGAACGAAAACCTGTTTATCGACGCGCAAGGCGCGTGGGCAATGGGCGTCTACATTCCGGCGTTCGTGCGCCGCTATCCGTTCGTGCTGGCCGAAAAGCCGGTCGGTGCGGAAGGCGAAGATTTCACCGTATTCCTCGACGAAGGCTACGAAGGCTTCAACGATAAGGAAGGCGAACGTCTCTTCAAAGAAGACGGCACCGAAACGGACATGTTGAAGAACGCCGTGAACTTCCTCGGCGAATTCCAGCAGCACGTCGCGCGCACCAAGCAGTTCGTGGAAGACCTGCGCAAGCACGATCTTCTGGAGCCGCGCAATATTCGTATGGAACGCAACGGCAACGTCATCAATCTTAACGGCCTGTTCGTGGTCAGCGAGGAGAAGCTGCGCAAGCTCGATGCGGAAACCGCACATCGTTTCCTTCTCGACGGTACGCTGGGTTGGATCTACGCGCACTTGCTGTCGCTGCAGAACATCGACCGCGTCGGCCAGCGTCTGGCCGAGCGCGAGCAAGCCGAAACCGCGGAAGCGGCCAGCGCGACCAAGAACTGA
- a CDS encoding DUF4157 domain-containing protein: MDKRPAKPVGDVVRPASARKPSSTARNSAPNSTSRTKGPQASSKAAPPSSTHIPSLAPNERGAGRPLSPELQSHFGTRMHTDLSDVRIHTDEAAARLAADMRAKAYTVGKDIVFGAQRYQPETRSGERLLAHELAHTAQASDTAAQAVSKSTDESERDADRVADTVTRGDHATPRAKATTTVQRQPLNDTDAPKHEPLLDRMLDKASPFLAASTGSTTLNNFDTGKSDLKPNHLAELRKTAQTIAVLLRQYPNSTITIIGHTDTVGTEARNLALGQARASAAADALEKFGVPAAIVSTVSAGEGPPQAVKTKDEVPNAQNRRVEVRFDPKASPVPNIVPKLEPKKQETPSIFTQPPPPPMIDLRIHPKDDDSKYPPGPYRHDDAPPGMWKPIPPAPKGTGPKSPLDVIGEKIIDPVVDGVAHGLSKDMRDKIKQAARDAVKSGIAKSARAAAEAAGLKDPKGLDAIEKATEAAIQEKGTGGSNAP; this comes from the coding sequence ATGGACAAGCGCCCTGCCAAACCCGTCGGTGATGTGGTGCGCCCAGCAAGCGCGCGCAAACCATCGAGCACAGCGCGCAACTCGGCGCCGAATTCGACGTCGCGCACGAAGGGACCGCAAGCAAGCAGCAAAGCCGCGCCGCCATCATCCACGCATATTCCCTCATTGGCGCCCAACGAACGCGGCGCGGGTCGCCCGTTGAGCCCCGAACTGCAATCGCATTTCGGTACGCGCATGCACACCGACCTCAGCGACGTGCGCATCCACACCGACGAAGCCGCTGCACGCTTGGCGGCCGACATGCGCGCAAAAGCCTATACGGTAGGCAAAGACATCGTCTTCGGCGCGCAACGCTATCAACCCGAAACACGCAGCGGCGAGCGTCTTCTCGCGCACGAATTGGCGCACACGGCGCAAGCAAGCGACACGGCCGCGCAGGCGGTGAGCAAATCCACGGATGAAAGCGAACGCGACGCGGATCGTGTAGCGGACACCGTAACGCGCGGAGACCATGCAACGCCGCGCGCCAAAGCAACCACCACCGTTCAGCGCCAGCCGCTGAACGACACGGATGCCCCAAAGCACGAACCTCTGCTTGATCGCATGTTGGACAAGGCGTCGCCCTTTCTCGCCGCGTCGACTGGTTCGACGACGTTGAACAACTTCGACACCGGCAAATCCGATCTCAAGCCCAACCATCTCGCCGAGCTGCGAAAAACAGCGCAAACCATTGCCGTGCTACTGCGCCAATATCCGAATTCCACCATCACCATCATCGGCCATACCGATACGGTGGGCACCGAAGCGCGCAACCTCGCACTCGGCCAGGCCCGCGCCAGCGCGGCGGCCGACGCGCTGGAAAAATTCGGCGTGCCTGCCGCCATCGTCAGCACGGTCAGCGCGGGCGAAGGCCCTCCGCAAGCGGTGAAAACCAAGGATGAAGTACCCAACGCGCAAAATCGACGCGTGGAGGTGCGCTTCGATCCGAAAGCTTCTCCCGTACCCAACATCGTGCCCAAGCTGGAACCGAAGAAGCAGGAGACGCCGAGTATTTTTACGCAACCGCCTCCGCCGCCGATGATCGATTTGCGTATTCATCCGAAGGACGACGACAGCAAATATCCGCCTGGCCCGTACCGCCACGACGACGCGCCGCCCGGTATGTGGAAACCGATTCCGCCAGCGCCGAAAGGCACCGGGCCGAAATCGCCTCTGGATGTGATCGGCGAAAAGATCATCGATCCCGTGGTCGATGGCGTTGCGCACGGTTTGTCCAAAGACATGCGCGACAAAATCAAGCAAGCCGCACGCGACGCGGTGAAATCGGGCATAGCCAAAAGCGCGCGCGCGGCAGCCGAAGCTGCCGGCCTGAAGGACCCGAAGGGATTGGACGCGATCGAGAAGGCCACCGAAGCGGCAATCCAAGAGAAGGGAACCGGTGGGAGCAATGCACCATGA
- a CDS encoding HNH endonuclease — protein sequence MLMEVPNRADLNSTRVLSLDAAGRILDWISWQDAVCLYVRDAVAWTLGDPCLTVHGGHNRLLGAQSHIDLHPIVASRGHCSNHALDPAPALTNVALFNRDRYLCMYCGVRFSRGELTRDHVLPLSKRGRDEWENVVSACLACNLRKGNRTPQEANMPLLAIPYRPSWVEHLILSNRNILADQMEFLVSHLPRHRREALV from the coding sequence ATGCTTATGGAAGTGCCAAATCGGGCCGACCTCAACTCGACTCGTGTGCTGTCGCTGGACGCCGCTGGCCGAATCCTCGACTGGATCAGCTGGCAGGATGCCGTCTGCCTGTACGTCCGCGACGCCGTGGCCTGGACCCTCGGCGACCCCTGTCTGACCGTGCACGGGGGCCATAATCGCCTGCTCGGCGCGCAAAGCCATATCGATCTGCACCCCATCGTGGCCAGCCGCGGCCATTGCAGCAATCACGCCCTCGACCCCGCGCCTGCGCTGACGAACGTGGCCTTGTTCAACCGCGATCGCTATCTGTGCATGTATTGCGGCGTGCGCTTCTCGCGCGGCGAGCTGACCCGCGACCACGTGCTGCCGCTGTCCAAGCGCGGTCGCGACGAATGGGAAAACGTGGTCAGCGCCTGTCTCGCCTGCAATCTGCGTAAAGGCAACCGCACCCCGCAAGAAGCCAATATGCCGCTGCTGGCGATCCCGTATCGGCCGAGCTGGGTGGAACATCTGATTCTGTCGAACCGCAACATCCTGGCCGATCAGATGGAATTCCTGGTCAGCCACCTGCCCAGGCATCGCCGCGAAGCCCTGGTCTAA
- a CDS encoding sigma-54 dependent transcriptional regulator encodes METLTCGVVKVGEHEALARHAYDALRALSPLGIDVAWQPQLAGPLLCDLVVMPVESDVLALAIATIAQWRTAMPACNIVVVCAHLDSEQIAALLSAGAFDFISSPYADAELRTRVQRAAGFLLAHPNLDESAVINIARAHQLIGSSASFMKQLSALPIIANCDASVLILGETGTGKEVFARAVHYLSPRASRPLVAVNCGAIPTELMESELFGCARGAYTSAHAARSGLVREAEGGTLFLDEIDSLPLGAQTKLLRFLQEKEYRPVGSCANCHADVRVIAASNHQLAAMVEQGAFRSDLYFRLNVLNFTLPALRERRDDILELARHFIDHCCHEHRRTAPSLTAQALRKLASYDWPGNVRELHNVIERAVLFCQSSFIGAGDLQLPCDVTYEECVESFRVAKARTVEAFEKSYIERLLALNAGNITRAAMDAKKNRRAFFALMRKHDIAPERFRGRGAAIGNADSLSS; translated from the coding sequence ATGGAAACGCTGACTTGCGGGGTTGTGAAAGTTGGGGAGCACGAGGCATTGGCGCGCCATGCCTACGATGCGTTGCGCGCGCTGTCGCCGCTGGGTATAGATGTAGCGTGGCAACCGCAGCTTGCCGGACCGCTGCTGTGCGATCTCGTGGTGATGCCGGTCGAATCGGACGTGCTTGCGCTGGCGATCGCGACGATTGCGCAATGGCGTACCGCCATGCCGGCCTGCAACATCGTTGTCGTTTGCGCACACCTCGATTCGGAACAGATCGCCGCACTGCTGAGCGCCGGCGCATTCGACTTCATCTCCTCGCCCTATGCGGACGCCGAATTGCGCACGCGCGTGCAACGCGCCGCCGGCTTTTTGCTGGCGCATCCCAATTTGGACGAATCGGCCGTGATCAACATCGCGCGCGCGCATCAGTTGATCGGGTCCAGCGCCAGCTTCATGAAGCAACTGTCGGCATTGCCGATCATCGCCAACTGCGACGCCAGCGTATTGATTCTCGGCGAGACAGGTACTGGCAAGGAAGTGTTCGCGCGTGCCGTGCATTACCTCTCACCGCGCGCCTCGCGCCCGCTGGTGGCCGTCAACTGCGGCGCCATTCCCACCGAATTGATGGAAAGCGAACTGTTCGGCTGCGCGCGCGGCGCCTACACCTCCGCGCATGCGGCGCGCAGCGGCCTGGTGCGCGAAGCCGAAGGCGGTACGCTGTTCCTCGATGAAATCGATTCGCTGCCGCTTGGCGCGCAAACCAAATTGCTGCGCTTTTTGCAGGAAAAAGAATATCGCCCCGTTGGAAGCTGCGCCAATTGTCATGCCGACGTGCGTGTGATCGCAGCCAGCAATCATCAGCTTGCCGCGATGGTGGAGCAGGGCGCGTTTCGCAGCGATCTTTACTTCCGTCTGAACGTATTGAACTTTACGTTGCCTGCATTGCGCGAGCGGCGCGACGACATTCTCGAACTCGCGCGCCACTTCATCGACCATTGCTGTCACGAGCATCGCCGCACGGCCCCAAGCCTCACCGCGCAGGCGCTGCGCAAGCTCGCCAGTTACGACTGGCCCGGCAACGTGCGCGAGCTGCACAACGTGATCGAGCGGGCCGTGTTGTTCTGTCAGAGTTCCTTTATCGGCGCGGGAGACCTGCAGCTGCCATGCGACGTCACTTACGAAGAATGTGTCGAATCGTTTCGCGTCGCCAAGGCACGGACGGTCGAGGCATTCGAAAAGAGCTACATAGAACGTTTGCTTGCGCTGAATGCCGGAAACATCACTCGCGCGGCCATGGATGCCAAGAAAAATCGCCGGGCTTTTTTTGCGCTGATGCGCAAACACGATATTGCGCCGGAACGTTTTCGAGGCAGAGGAGCGGCGATCGGAAACGCCGATTCTCTTTCTTCCTAG